CACCGAGGTGATATTAATAATGTTGCCTGCCTGATGGTGTTCAAGAAAATAGTTCAGTGCAGCCCGCGCTCCCAAAAAGACGCCGGTTTGATTAATGGCAATGACTTTGTTCCAGTCCTCCAAAGAGACTTGATGCGTTGGTTCCTTGATTTCCATGCCAGCGTTATTCACCCAGACATCAAGTCCGCCAAAATGCGCCGTTGCTGTCTCAACTAAGCTAGCAATGCCATCTTCTGTGGCAACATCAGCATGGATGCTCACCGCCTGCCCGCCGTTTTTGATCACGGTGTCGGCGACTTGCTTTGCACCTTCATGATCACCTAAATAATTGATCACGACTGACATGTGCTCTTTGCCAAATCGTTCTGCAATGGCAGCGCCGATGCCTTTTGAACCACCCGTCACAATTGCAATCTTTCCGTTCAAGTCTTGATACATGCTCGCTCTTCCTCTCATGCGTGTGGTCACGCAGCGGTCACCTAGAAGGTAGGCCCTAAATTCAGTGTAGAGGTATGGTATTAGATTGTAAAACATTGTGCTGCACTAGGATGCCTTTTCAAAAGAAATCTCAA
This genomic window from Lacticaseibacillus paracasei subsp. paracasei contains:
- a CDS encoding SDR family oxidoreductase codes for the protein MYQDLNGKIAIVTGGSKGIGAAIAERFGKEHMSVVINYLGDHEGAKQVADTVIKNGGQAVSIHADVATEDGIASLVETATAHFGGLDVWVNNAGMEIKEPTHQVSLEDWNKVIAINQTGVFLGARAALNYFLEHHQAGNIINITSVHEQIPWPTFASYAAAKGAVKLFTQTIAMEYAKQGIRVNAIGPGAIETPINAEKFADKAQYDQTVSMVPMNRIGKPEDVSAGAAWLASSESSYVTGITLFIDGGMTLYPAFKDGQG